A single Tamandua tetradactyla isolate mTamTet1 chromosome X, mTamTet1.pri, whole genome shotgun sequence DNA region contains:
- the PQBP1 gene encoding polyglutamine-binding protein 1 isoform X2, translating into MPLPVALQTRLAKRGILKHLEPEPEEEIIAEDYDDDPVDYEATRLEGLPPSWYKVFDPSCGLPYYWNVDTDLVSWLSPHDPNSVVTKSAKKLRSSNADAEEKLDRSHDKSDRGHDKSDRGHDKPDRGHDKSDRDRERGYDKVDRERERDRDRDRERGYDKADREEGKERRHHRREELAPYPKSKKVASRKDEELDPMDPSSYSDAPRGTWSTGLPKRNEAKTGADTTAAGPLFQQRPYPSPGAVLRANAEASRTKQQD; encoded by the exons ATGCCGCTACCCGTGGCGCTGCAGACCCGCCTGGCCAAGAGAGGCATTCTCAAACATCTGGAGCCGG AGCCAGAGGAAGAAATCATTGCTGAGGACTATGATGATGATCCTGTAGACTATGAGGCCACCCGCTTGGAGGGCCTGCCACCAAGCTGGTACAAGGTGTTTGACCCTTCCTG TGGGCTCCCTTACTACTGGAATGTGGACACAGACCTCGTGTCCTGGCTCTCCCCACATGACCCCAATTCCGTCGTGACCAAATCTGCCAAGAAGCTCAGGAGCAGTAATGCAG ATGCTGAGGAGAAGTTGGACCGGAGCCATGACAAGTCGGACCGAGGCCATGACAAATCGGACCGGGGCCACGACAAGCCTGACCGGGGCCACGACAAGTCCGATAGAGACCGAGAACGTGGCTATGACAAAgtggatagagagagagagcggGACAGGGATCGGGATCGGGAACGCGGGTATGATAAGGCAGACCGAGAAGAGGGCAAAGAACGTCGCCACCATCGCCGTGAGGAGCTAGCTCCATACCCCAAAAGCAAAAAGG TGGCAAGCCGAAAGGATGAAGAGTTAGACCCCATGGACCCCAGCTCGTACTCAGACGCACCCCG GGGCACATGGTCAACAGGGCTCCCCAAGCGGAACGAGGCCAAGACGGGTGCAGACACAACAGCAGCCGGGCCCCTCTTCCAGCAGCGCCCATACCCATCCCCAGGGGCTGTGCTCCG
- the TIMM17B gene encoding mitochondrial import inner membrane translocase subunit Tim17-B isoform X1: MEEYAREPCPWRIVDDCGGAFTMGVIGGGVFQAIKGFRNAPVGIQHRLRGSANAVRIRAPQIGGSFAVWGGLFSTIDCGLVRLRGKEDPWNSITSGALTGAVLAARSGPLAMVGSAMMGGILLALIEGVGILLTRYTAQQFRNAPPFLDDPSQLPPKDGAPTPGYPSYQQYH; encoded by the exons ATGGAGGAGTACGCTCGTGAGCCCTG CCCGTGGCGGATTGTGGATGATTGCGGCGGAGCCTTCACCATGGGTGTCATAGGCGGCGGAGTCTTCCAAGCCATCAAGGGCTTCCGCAATGCCCCCGTG GGAATTCAGCACCGCTTGAGAGGTAGTGCCAACGCTGTGAGGATCCGAGCTCCCCAGATTGGAG GTAGCTTCGCTGTGTGGGGTGGCCTGTTTTCCACCATCGACTGTGGCCTGGTACGGCTGCGGGGCAAGGAGGATCCCTGGAATTCCATCACCAGTGGAGCTCTGACCGGGGCTGTGCTGGCTGCCCGCA GTGGCCCACTGGCCATGGTGGGATCAGCAATGATGGGGGGCATCCTGTTGGCCCTCATTGAGGGAGTCGGCATCCTTCTCACCCGCTACACTGCCCAGCAGTTCCGCAATG CACCCCCGTTCCTGGATGACCCCAGCCAACTACCACCCAAGGAtggtgcccccaccccaggctatCCCAGCTACCAGCAGTACCACTGA
- the TIMM17B gene encoding mitochondrial import inner membrane translocase subunit Tim17-B isoform X2 produces the protein MGVIGGGVFQAIKGFRNAPVGIQHRLRGSANAVRIRAPQIGGSFAVWGGLFSTIDCGLVRLRGKEDPWNSITSGALTGAVLAARSGPLAMVGSAMMGGILLALIEGVGILLTRYTAQQFRNAPPFLDDPSQLPPKDGAPTPGYPSYQQYH, from the exons ATGGGTGTCATAGGCGGCGGAGTCTTCCAAGCCATCAAGGGCTTCCGCAATGCCCCCGTG GGAATTCAGCACCGCTTGAGAGGTAGTGCCAACGCTGTGAGGATCCGAGCTCCCCAGATTGGAG GTAGCTTCGCTGTGTGGGGTGGCCTGTTTTCCACCATCGACTGTGGCCTGGTACGGCTGCGGGGCAAGGAGGATCCCTGGAATTCCATCACCAGTGGAGCTCTGACCGGGGCTGTGCTGGCTGCCCGCA GTGGCCCACTGGCCATGGTGGGATCAGCAATGATGGGGGGCATCCTGTTGGCCCTCATTGAGGGAGTCGGCATCCTTCTCACCCGCTACACTGCCCAGCAGTTCCGCAATG CACCCCCGTTCCTGGATGACCCCAGCCAACTACCACCCAAGGAtggtgcccccaccccaggctatCCCAGCTACCAGCAGTACCACTGA
- the PQBP1 gene encoding polyglutamine-binding protein 1 isoform X1, producing MRGWGGGPDGNPGHERSAGVRLADRGHLSPPSFGASVLLAMPLPVALQTRLAKRGILKHLEPEPEEEIIAEDYDDDPVDYEATRLEGLPPSWYKVFDPSCGLPYYWNVDTDLVSWLSPHDPNSVVTKSAKKLRSSNADAEEKLDRSHDKSDRGHDKSDRGHDKPDRGHDKSDRDRERGYDKVDRERERDRDRDRERGYDKADREEGKERRHHRREELAPYPKSKKVASRKDEELDPMDPSSYSDAPRGTWSTGLPKRNEAKTGADTTAAGPLFQQRPYPSPGAVLRANAEASRTKQQD from the exons atgcgggggtggggtggaggaccCGATGGCAATCCCGGCCACGAGAGGAGTGCTGGTGTCCGCTTGGCTGACCGTGGCCACCTATCTCCTCCATCTTTTGGCGC GTCTGTGCTACTTGCCATGCCGCTACCCGTGGCGCTGCAGACCCGCCTGGCCAAGAGAGGCATTCTCAAACATCTGGAGCCGG AGCCAGAGGAAGAAATCATTGCTGAGGACTATGATGATGATCCTGTAGACTATGAGGCCACCCGCTTGGAGGGCCTGCCACCAAGCTGGTACAAGGTGTTTGACCCTTCCTG TGGGCTCCCTTACTACTGGAATGTGGACACAGACCTCGTGTCCTGGCTCTCCCCACATGACCCCAATTCCGTCGTGACCAAATCTGCCAAGAAGCTCAGGAGCAGTAATGCAG ATGCTGAGGAGAAGTTGGACCGGAGCCATGACAAGTCGGACCGAGGCCATGACAAATCGGACCGGGGCCACGACAAGCCTGACCGGGGCCACGACAAGTCCGATAGAGACCGAGAACGTGGCTATGACAAAgtggatagagagagagagcggGACAGGGATCGGGATCGGGAACGCGGGTATGATAAGGCAGACCGAGAAGAGGGCAAAGAACGTCGCCACCATCGCCGTGAGGAGCTAGCTCCATACCCCAAAAGCAAAAAGG TGGCAAGCCGAAAGGATGAAGAGTTAGACCCCATGGACCCCAGCTCGTACTCAGACGCACCCCG GGGCACATGGTCAACAGGGCTCCCCAAGCGGAACGAGGCCAAGACGGGTGCAGACACAACAGCAGCCGGGCCCCTCTTCCAGCAGCGCCCATACCCATCCCCAGGGGCTGTGCTCCG